One part of the Polycyclovorans algicola TG408 genome encodes these proteins:
- the ubiA gene encoding 4-hydroxybenzoate octaprenyltransferase yields MALLRLDRPVGIWLLLWPTLWGVWAAAEGMPAWPILGVFVLGTVLMRSAGCAINDAADRDFDRHVSRTRDRPVAAGRISRRQAIVAAALLALLSLALLLSLQSLPALLWAIPAVVLAGVYPLMKRVIAVPQAVLGLAFSWGIPMAYAATRGHVPWGEAGWLMAANFCAVMAYDTAYAMADKADDLKIGVKSSAIWFGRWDVLAVLGFNVLMVACLLAFAAQAGLGAAFYLALVAVLAGILLLQRRLMSGDAATAFAVFKASHWLGACVWLGLVIAYGAAG; encoded by the coding sequence GTGGCCCTGCTGCGACTCGACCGCCCGGTCGGCATCTGGCTGCTGCTGTGGCCGACGCTGTGGGGTGTGTGGGCCGCTGCCGAGGGCATGCCCGCGTGGCCGATTCTGGGGGTCTTCGTGCTGGGCACGGTGCTGATGCGCTCGGCCGGTTGCGCAATCAACGACGCCGCCGATCGCGACTTTGACCGCCACGTCAGCCGCACCCGCGACCGCCCCGTGGCCGCCGGGCGTATCAGCCGTCGCCAGGCCATCGTTGCCGCGGCGCTGTTGGCGCTGCTGTCGCTCGCCCTGCTGCTGAGCCTGCAAAGCCTGCCGGCGCTGCTTTGGGCGATCCCGGCCGTGGTGCTGGCCGGCGTCTACCCGCTGATGAAACGCGTCATCGCCGTGCCGCAGGCCGTGCTCGGCCTGGCGTTTTCGTGGGGCATTCCCATGGCCTATGCGGCCACGCGCGGTCATGTGCCGTGGGGCGAGGCGGGTTGGCTGATGGCGGCCAATTTCTGCGCGGTGATGGCCTATGACACCGCGTATGCCATGGCCGACAAGGCTGACGATCTGAAGATCGGCGTCAAGTCGTCGGCCATCTGGTTTGGCCGCTGGGACGTATTGGCGGTGCTGGGTTTCAACGTGCTGATGGTCGCCTGTCTGTTGGCCTTTGCCGCGCAGGCCGGTCTTGGCGCCGCGTTTTACCTGGCACTGGTGGCGGTGCTCGCGGGCATTTTGTTGTTGCAGCGACGGCTGATGTCGGGCGACGCAGCGACCGCGTTCGCCGTGTTCAAGGCCAGTCACTGGCTCGGCGCCTGCGTCTGGTTGGGACTGGTCATCGCATACGGAGCGGCTGGATGA
- a CDS encoding alpha/beta hydrolase: MKIGISGLAALLLVACVSVSGPVEKTPPLPEAQAVLASERLNYTGGDGRTTLQAAVTRPEGTGPFPAVVLIHGGGWTGGEPADMAKLADRLAQQGFVAFNIAYRLAPAARHPAQIDDVAAALNHLRANADALHVDPARIGVWGYSAGAHLATLAGARMPAEQRPQAVVAGGLPADLRKYPKSPLIAKLMGTTLDEDAAGWADASPVTHVDAGSAPMWLYHGTWDWIVGVDNAELMHATLQDAGVESTLYLIKGRGHFASFLWHEGAENGALHFLRRHLQPAS; encoded by the coding sequence ATGAAAATAGGGATCAGTGGTTTGGCAGCGCTGCTGCTGGTGGCCTGCGTGTCGGTGTCCGGGCCGGTCGAGAAGACCCCGCCGTTGCCGGAAGCGCAGGCGGTGTTGGCCAGCGAACGACTCAACTACACCGGCGGTGACGGTCGCACCACGCTTCAGGCCGCCGTGACCCGGCCCGAGGGCACGGGGCCATTCCCGGCGGTGGTGCTGATTCACGGCGGCGGTTGGACCGGCGGCGAACCGGCTGACATGGCAAAGCTCGCCGACCGCCTTGCCCAGCAAGGCTTTGTCGCCTTCAACATCGCCTACCGGCTGGCGCCAGCGGCGCGTCATCCGGCACAGATTGACGATGTGGCCGCCGCGCTGAACCACCTGCGCGCCAACGCCGACGCCTTGCATGTCGACCCGGCGCGCATCGGTGTTTGGGGCTACTCGGCCGGGGCGCATCTGGCGACGCTGGCTGGTGCCCGGATGCCCGCCGAGCAGCGTCCGCAGGCGGTGGTGGCCGGCGGGCTGCCGGCCGACCTGCGCAAGTACCCGAAAAGCCCGCTTATTGCCAAGCTGATGGGCACCACGCTCGATGAAGACGCCGCCGGCTGGGCCGATGCCTCGCCGGTCACCCATGTCGATGCCGGCAGCGCGCCCATGTGGCTTTACCACGGCACCTGGGACTGGATTGTCGGCGTGGATAACGCCGAGCTGATGCACGCGACACTGCAGGATGCTGGCGTCGAGAGCACGCTTTACCTGATCAAGGGCAGAGGCCACTTCGCCAGCTTTCTTTGGCACGAAGGCGCAGAGAACGGGGCTCTTCATTTCTTGCGGCGCCACCTTCAGCCCGCGTCATAG
- the ahcY gene encoding adenosylhomocysteinase, with amino-acid sequence MNAVLKPADFSDFKVKDISLAAFGRKRVRMAEEEMPGLMSIRAKYAPGLPLKNVRLTGSLHMTKETAVLIETVAALGASVRWASCNIFSTQDDSASAIAATGIPVFAWKGESLEEYWECTLDAVTHTLPDGTLTGPEIVIDDGGDVTMLIHKGYELEQGDKWVDTPSDNHEVQVIKDLLKRVAKQRPGFWTRVVKDWRGVAEETTTGVHRLYQMMEQGKLLVPAINVNDSVTKSKFDNLYGCRESLADGIKRATDLMIAGKVAFVAGYGDVGKGSAHSLRGLGARVIVSEVDPINALQAAMEGFEVKTIDDVLAYADIYVTTTGNKDIITLEHMRAMKNNALVCNIGHFDNEIQMDRLNASGAVRDTIKPQTDRYTFKDSDKSIYILAEGRLINLGCAHGHPAFVMSNSFSNQTLAAMDLWQNKDAYSKTVYRLPKKLDEEVARLHLEQIGVKLTTLTKDQADYLGVPVEGPYKPEHYRY; translated from the coding sequence ATGAATGCTGTTCTCAAGCCCGCCGATTTTTCCGACTTCAAGGTCAAGGACATCTCGCTCGCCGCTTTCGGCCGCAAGCGCGTCCGCATGGCTGAAGAAGAAATGCCCGGCCTGATGTCGATTCGTGCCAAGTACGCGCCGGGGCTGCCGCTGAAGAACGTGCGGCTGACCGGCTCGCTGCACATGACCAAGGAAACGGCGGTGCTCATCGAGACCGTTGCCGCGCTTGGCGCCAGCGTGCGCTGGGCCTCGTGCAACATCTTCTCGACCCAGGACGACTCGGCGTCGGCCATCGCCGCCACCGGTATTCCGGTGTTCGCATGGAAGGGCGAATCCCTGGAGGAATACTGGGAATGCACGCTGGACGCGGTCACCCACACGCTGCCGGACGGCACGCTCACCGGCCCGGAAATCGTCATCGACGATGGCGGCGACGTGACGATGCTGATTCACAAGGGTTACGAACTTGAGCAGGGCGACAAGTGGGTCGATACCCCGTCCGACAATCACGAAGTGCAGGTGATCAAGGACCTGCTCAAGCGCGTCGCCAAACAGCGCCCCGGCTTCTGGACCCGCGTTGTCAAGGACTGGCGCGGTGTGGCGGAAGAAACCACCACCGGCGTGCACCGTCTCTATCAGATGATGGAGCAGGGCAAGCTGCTGGTGCCGGCCATCAACGTCAACGACTCGGTCACCAAGAGCAAGTTCGACAACCTTTACGGCTGCCGTGAGTCACTGGCCGACGGTATCAAGCGCGCCACCGATCTGATGATTGCCGGCAAGGTCGCCTTCGTTGCCGGTTACGGCGACGTGGGCAAGGGCTCGGCGCACTCGCTGCGCGGTCTCGGCGCACGCGTCATCGTCTCCGAGGTTGACCCCATCAATGCGCTGCAGGCAGCGATGGAAGGCTTTGAGGTCAAGACCATCGATGACGTGCTGGCGTATGCCGACATCTATGTCACCACCACCGGCAACAAGGACATCATCACGCTCGAACACATGCGCGCGATGAAGAACAACGCGCTGGTGTGCAATATCGGGCACTTCGACAACGAGATTCAGATGGACCGTCTGAACGCCTCGGGTGCGGTGCGCGACACCATCAAGCCGCAGACCGACCGCTACACCTTCAAGGATTCGGACAAGAGCATCTACATTCTTGCCGAAGGCCGTCTGATCAACCTGGGCTGTGCGCACGGCCACCCGGCGTTCGTGATGTCGAATTCATTTAGCAACCAAACCCTGGCGGCTATGGATCTGTGGCAGAACAAGGATGCCTACAGCAAGACCGTATACCGTCTGCCGAAGAAACTCGACGAAGAAGTGGCGCGCCTGCACCTTGAGCAGATCGGTGTGAAGCTGACCACGCTCACCAAGGATCAGGCCGATTACCTCGGCGTACCGGTCGAAGGCCCTTACAAGCCGGAGCACTACCGCTACTGA
- a CDS encoding GNAT family N-acetyltransferase yields MGHGSISTLQTEDRDTANAILDLLIDYNLPYFGERPPVDTVRLAARDDEGTLVGGLLGQIRVHWLHVDILVAAPGHRQHGLGSALMAEAERIARSQQCLGIWLDTFEFQAPGFYERLGFTRCGSIANFCNGHDRHIYEKRL; encoded by the coding sequence ATGGGTCACGGGTCGATCAGCACACTACAGACCGAGGATCGCGACACTGCGAACGCGATCCTCGATCTGCTGATCGATTACAACCTGCCCTACTTCGGTGAGCGTCCGCCCGTCGATACCGTGCGCCTCGCCGCGCGCGATGACGAGGGTACGCTGGTCGGTGGACTGCTCGGACAGATTCGCGTGCACTGGCTGCATGTCGATATTCTGGTTGCGGCGCCCGGTCACCGGCAGCACGGGCTGGGTTCGGCACTGATGGCCGAAGCGGAACGCATCGCGCGTTCGCAGCAATGCCTCGGCATTTGGCTGGACACATTCGAGTTTCAGGCGCCCGGGTTCTACGAACGACTGGGCTTCACGCGCTGCGGCAGCATCGCCAATTTCTGTAACGGCCACGACCGTCATATTTACGAGAAACGTCTGTGA
- the metF gene encoding methylenetetrahydrofolate reductase [NAD(P)H], giving the protein MSVTASQFSFELFPPRTPAGWEKLPKLINDLAAVRPGFFSVTYGAGGSDQNGTYDTIMKVVEQTGIEAAPHLTCVGSTRANIATLLQQYRDAGVRRIVALRGDLPSTSMSNAAPGEFHFANELVAFIRDTHGDHFALEVAAYPEIHPQAVNPEADFQAFLTKMRAGAHGAVTQYFFNADAYFDFAARCQKAGIEQPIVPGIMPILNTAQLLRFSAACGADVPRWIRLRLEAMGDDRASVQDFGAEVVTRLCETLLKQGVPGVHFYTLNQAEPTLRLWRNLGLPVSG; this is encoded by the coding sequence GTGAGCGTCACTGCCTCCCAATTTTCTTTCGAGCTTTTCCCGCCGCGCACACCCGCTGGCTGGGAGAAGCTGCCCAAGCTGATCAATGACCTGGCCGCTGTGAGGCCCGGATTTTTCAGTGTCACGTACGGTGCGGGCGGCTCCGATCAGAACGGCACCTACGACACGATCATGAAGGTCGTCGAGCAGACGGGCATTGAGGCCGCACCCCACCTGACTTGCGTCGGGTCGACACGCGCCAACATTGCCACGCTGTTGCAGCAGTACCGCGACGCCGGCGTGCGCCGTATTGTCGCGCTGCGCGGCGATTTGCCTTCCACGTCGATGAGCAATGCGGCGCCGGGCGAGTTTCATTTTGCCAACGAGCTGGTGGCGTTCATCCGCGACACCCACGGCGACCACTTCGCGCTTGAGGTGGCGGCTTATCCCGAGATACACCCGCAGGCCGTCAATCCGGAAGCCGACTTCCAGGCCTTTTTGACCAAGATGCGTGCCGGTGCGCATGGCGCGGTGACCCAGTATTTTTTCAACGCCGACGCCTATTTCGACTTTGCGGCGCGTTGTCAGAAGGCCGGCATTGAACAGCCCATCGTGCCGGGCATCATGCCGATTCTGAACACCGCCCAGTTGCTGCGTTTCTCCGCTGCTTGCGGTGCCGACGTGCCACGCTGGATTCGACTGCGACTCGAAGCCATGGGTGATGACCGTGCATCGGTGCAGGACTTCGGCGCCGAGGTGGTCACGCGCCTGTGTGAAACGCTGCTCAAGCAGGGCGTCCCGGGCGTGCATTTTTACACGCTCAATCAGGCCGAACCCACGCTGCGGCTGTGGCGAAACCTTGGGTTGCCCGTATCGGGCTGA
- a CDS encoding trimeric intracellular cation channel family protein, which yields MTPVELLRIFDLAGVAVFAISGALAAGRKSLDLLGVVVIAIVTAVGGGTLRDLLLDRSAFWIVNPTYLLTIIAAALCTMVYVRFRRAPEQALLVADALGLAFFSISGAQIAEASGTGGLIAVVMGTITGVFGGVLRDVLCAEIPMILRKGNIYATAAIVGTSAYVVLQDAGVIKLWAAVAGILVIVALRLAAIIWQLSLPVFTLEDRR from the coding sequence ATGACCCCGGTTGAGTTGCTACGCATCTTCGATCTGGCCGGTGTGGCGGTATTTGCCATCTCCGGCGCCCTTGCTGCCGGCCGCAAATCGCTGGACCTGTTGGGGGTGGTGGTCATCGCCATCGTCACCGCGGTCGGCGGCGGCACGTTGCGCGACCTGTTGCTGGACCGCTCAGCATTCTGGATCGTCAACCCCACCTACCTGCTGACCATCATCGCTGCCGCGCTGTGCACCATGGTCTATGTGCGATTTCGCCGCGCACCCGAGCAGGCGCTGCTGGTGGCTGACGCGCTGGGGCTGGCGTTTTTTTCGATTTCCGGGGCGCAAATTGCCGAGGCCAGCGGCACGGGCGGGTTGATTGCCGTGGTGATGGGCACCATCACCGGCGTGTTCGGCGGGGTATTGCGTGACGTGCTGTGTGCTGAGATTCCCATGATTCTGCGCAAGGGCAACATCTACGCCACGGCGGCCATCGTCGGTACCAGCGCTTACGTGGTCTTGCAGGATGCCGGTGTGATCAAGCTGTGGGCGGCCGTTGCCGGCATCCTGGTGATCGTGGCCCTGCGCCTGGCGGCGATCATTTGGCAGCTGAGTCTGCCGGTGTTTACGCTGGAGGATCGACGCTGA
- a CDS encoding Bax inhibitor-1/YccA family protein, with the protein MQTTDARTVSVSATSPLATHKVLRNTYLLLSMTLIFSAVMAGVSMALGVPRGVGLICSLVALGLLWFVVPRTADSANGLISVFAVTGLLGFGLGPVLNAYLSGFANGGQIIMLAMGGTGVTFVGLSAYALRSQRDFSFMRQALVAGVLIAFVAAMGLLVASMFGFYFQPLALAISAAFVVLMCGMILYQTSEIINGGETNYILATIGLYVAIYNLFTSLLHLLGFGMGED; encoded by the coding sequence ATGCAAACCACCGATGCCCGCACGGTTTCCGTATCGGCCACTTCGCCGCTGGCCACCCACAAGGTGTTGCGGAACACCTATCTCTTGCTGTCGATGACCCTGATCTTCAGTGCCGTGATGGCGGGCGTGTCGATGGCGCTGGGCGTGCCGCGCGGCGTCGGCCTCATCTGTTCGCTGGTCGCCCTGGGCCTGCTGTGGTTTGTCGTGCCCCGCACGGCGGATTCGGCCAATGGCCTGATTTCGGTGTTCGCGGTCACTGGCCTGCTGGGCTTCGGCCTCGGACCGGTGCTCAATGCCTATCTCAGCGGTTTTGCCAATGGCGGTCAGATCATCATGCTGGCCATGGGGGGCACCGGGGTAACCTTCGTCGGCCTGTCGGCCTACGCGCTGCGCAGCCAGCGTGATTTCAGCTTCATGCGCCAGGCACTGGTCGCTGGCGTGCTGATCGCCTTTGTGGCGGCGATGGGGCTGCTGGTGGCGTCGATGTTTGGGTTCTACTTCCAGCCGTTGGCGCTGGCCATCTCGGCAGCGTTCGTGGTGTTGATGTGCGGCATGATCCTGTATCAGACCAGCGAGATCATCAACGGCGGTGAGACCAACTACATCCTTGCCACCATTGGCTTGTACGTGGCTATTTACAACCTTTTCACCAGCCTGCTGCACTTGCTGGGTTTCGGGATGGGTGAAGACTGA
- a CDS encoding OmpA family protein: MMSTLRSSALGALAIAALAASAGASAQVSPGWYASVGAYSSEINDANGTTTPTVITLAPDVITPGQACLLGPVTGAIPGLGGALEGLGGALAGDTGCLLGLLGPGADDEIQPGQQVESRGQSQPIGVIFDGGFGINTAIGYQFIGGLRPEITLGLSTNDFNVITGSAELADQRNNVGGKLEATRVGANLWFDIPVGERVLPYLGAGLGFQSAKTTFDSTGSDTDTGNFFQAGAGLGYLLNPRTVISLDYRYLVSSDIESSSFIPATTEPDPATGGAIGTRLDDRYEHEAHHIGLSLRYVYSVAKVADADGDGVADFLDRCPNSPAEVQVDRFGCPLDSDGDGIADHLDKCPNTAPGVQVDDKGCPLDSDGDGVPDHLDQCPNTPEDTQVDKRGCPLDLRDSDGDGVPDLFDKCPDTPADAPTDEDGCPIDSDGDGIADYLDECPNTPPGLAVLPDGCALEGDCRRPRPGEAVDERGCAVDRNFILRGVKFEFDSAILTTEAKQILDRVSETLRAYPNVKVELGGHTDSIGSASYNLGLSERRSIAVKEYLISKRVPGERMTPVGYGVSRPIADNATESGREENRRVELSVRD; this comes from the coding sequence ATGATGTCGACACTTCGTAGCTCCGCGCTAGGCGCACTCGCCATCGCGGCTCTGGCTGCCTCCGCCGGCGCCTCGGCGCAGGTCTCGCCCGGCTGGTACGCCAGTGTCGGTGCCTACTCATCCGAGATCAACGACGCCAACGGCACGACCACCCCCACGGTGATCACCCTGGCCCCCGATGTCATCACCCCCGGCCAGGCGTGCCTGCTCGGCCCGGTCACCGGCGCCATCCCCGGGCTCGGCGGCGCGCTCGAAGGTCTCGGCGGAGCGCTGGCGGGCGACACGGGCTGTTTGCTGGGACTGCTCGGCCCCGGGGCCGACGACGAAATTCAACCCGGCCAGCAAGTTGAGTCGCGGGGTCAGTCGCAGCCCATCGGCGTGATCTTTGACGGCGGTTTTGGCATCAACACCGCCATCGGGTATCAGTTTATCGGCGGCCTGCGGCCCGAAATCACGCTCGGCCTGTCGACCAACGATTTCAACGTGATCACCGGTTCGGCCGAACTCGCAGACCAACGCAACAATGTGGGCGGCAAGCTTGAAGCCACGCGCGTCGGCGCCAACCTGTGGTTCGACATCCCGGTCGGCGAGCGCGTGCTGCCCTATCTGGGTGCAGGGCTGGGCTTTCAGAGCGCCAAGACCACCTTCGACAGCACCGGATCGGACACCGACACCGGCAATTTCTTCCAGGCCGGTGCAGGCCTCGGCTACCTGCTGAACCCGCGCACGGTCATCTCGCTGGACTATCGCTATCTGGTGTCCAGCGACATCGAGAGCAGCTCATTCATCCCGGCAACCACCGAGCCCGATCCCGCCACTGGCGGCGCCATCGGCACTCGGCTGGATGACCGCTACGAGCACGAGGCCCACCACATCGGGCTGAGCCTGCGCTACGTCTACTCGGTGGCCAAGGTCGCCGACGCGGACGGTGACGGCGTCGCCGACTTCCTCGACCGCTGCCCCAATTCGCCGGCCGAGGTGCAGGTCGACCGCTTTGGGTGCCCGCTGGACAGCGACGGTGACGGCATTGCCGATCATCTCGACAAGTGCCCCAACACCGCACCGGGCGTGCAGGTTGACGACAAGGGCTGCCCCCTCGACAGCGATGGTGACGGTGTGCCGGATCACCTTGATCAGTGCCCCAACACGCCCGAGGACACGCAAGTCGACAAGCGCGGCTGCCCCCTGGACCTGCGCGACTCCGATGGTGACGGCGTGCCTGATCTGTTCGACAAGTGCCCGGACACCCCTGCCGATGCGCCGACCGATGAAGATGGCTGCCCCATCGACAGCGACGGTGACGGCATTGCCGACTACCTCGACGAATGCCCCAACACCCCACCCGGCTTGGCCGTGCTGCCGGACGGTTGTGCGCTGGAAGGCGACTGCCGCCGTCCCCGCCCCGGTGAGGCTGTCGATGAGCGCGGTTGCGCGGTGGACCGCAACTTTATCCTGCGCGGCGTCAAGTTCGAGTTCGACTCGGCCATTCTGACCACCGAGGCCAAGCAGATTCTCGACCGCGTGTCCGAGACGTTGCGGGCCTATCCCAACGTCAAGGTCGAGCTCGGCGGCCACACCGACAGCATCGGCAGTGCCTCCTACAACCTCGGCCTGTCTGAACGACGTTCGATTGCCGTGAAGGAATACCTGATCAGCAAACGCGTCCCCGGCGAGCGGATGACGCCGGTCGGCTACGGCGTGTCGCGCCCGATCGCCGACAACGCCACCGAGTCAGGCCGTGAAGAAAACCGTCGCGTGGAGCTGTCGGTCCGCGACTGA
- a CDS encoding acyl-CoA dehydrogenase family protein: MAAHPFLTAEHEALRDQARRFVDAECCPNIDAWERARALPRELHKAAANAGLLQIGFPENCGGIAVPDLFYMITLTDELARAGSGGLMASLMSHAIGTPPVCAVGTPEQKARFAAPVLAGDKIAALAVTEPSGGSDVANLKTRAVRDGDHYIVNGSKTFITSGMRADLITTAVRTGGDGMGGVSLLVIEADTPGLSRTPLEKMGWHCSDTATLYFEDCRVPVANRLGPENMGFMAIMANFNHERIMLAAQACALASVCFEDSLAYARERQTFGKTLIRNQVVKHRLADMKMRLEGARAHLDMLAWRVSQQQMPIAEVCLLKNHACTMLEWVANEAMQIFGGAGYLQGTRVERIYRETKVLTIGGGSLEIMKDLAARQSGW, translated from the coding sequence ATGGCTGCGCATCCTTTCCTCACTGCCGAACACGAGGCCCTTCGAGACCAGGCGCGCCGCTTTGTTGATGCCGAATGTTGCCCCAATATCGACGCGTGGGAGCGCGCGCGCGCCCTGCCCCGCGAGCTTCACAAGGCAGCGGCCAATGCCGGGCTGCTACAGATCGGCTTTCCGGAGAACTGCGGCGGCATCGCCGTGCCCGATCTGTTTTACATGATCACGCTCACCGACGAACTTGCCCGGGCGGGTAGTGGCGGTTTGATGGCCTCGTTGATGAGCCACGCCATCGGCACGCCGCCGGTTTGCGCCGTGGGCACACCGGAGCAGAAGGCGCGTTTTGCGGCGCCCGTGCTGGCTGGCGACAAGATCGCAGCGCTCGCCGTCACCGAACCCTCGGGCGGCTCCGACGTCGCCAACCTGAAGACCCGCGCGGTACGCGACGGCGATCACTACATCGTCAACGGCAGCAAGACCTTCATCACCAGCGGGATGCGCGCCGATCTAATCACCACCGCCGTGCGCACCGGCGGCGACGGCATGGGCGGCGTCTCACTGCTAGTCATCGAGGCCGACACGCCGGGGCTGTCACGCACCCCGCTGGAAAAAATGGGCTGGCACTGCTCTGACACCGCCACGCTTTACTTTGAAGACTGCCGCGTGCCGGTCGCCAACCGCCTGGGGCCCGAGAACATGGGCTTCATGGCGATCATGGCCAACTTCAACCACGAACGGATCATGCTGGCCGCGCAGGCCTGCGCGCTGGCGTCGGTCTGTTTCGAGGACAGCCTGGCCTACGCCCGCGAACGCCAGACGTTCGGCAAGACGCTGATTCGCAACCAGGTGGTCAAACACCGCCTCGCCGACATGAAAATGCGCCTTGAAGGTGCACGCGCGCACCTCGACATGCTGGCGTGGCGGGTCTCGCAGCAGCAAATGCCGATTGCCGAGGTTTGCCTGTTGAAGAATCACGCTTGCACCATGTTGGAGTGGGTCGCCAACGAGGCCATGCAAATTTTCGGCGGCGCCGGTTATCTGCAGGGCACGCGTGTCGAACGGATCTATCGGGAAACGAAGGTGTTGACCATCGGCGGCGGCTCGCTGGAGATCATGAAGGACCTCGCCGCGCGGCAAAGCGGCTGGTGA
- a CDS encoding AMP-binding protein, whose translation MLTNPDHLPLARLQQWARERPDATFLTQPMGDGKTENYSFGRVLDESRRVAAYLQRFNWPPGSRIAILSKNCAHWLMSDFAIWMAGHVSVPIYPTLTADSVKLVLEHSEAVACFVGKLDAWPEMQAGVPSNVHAISYPLSPDTPFPSWDDIVRETEPLATVPTRAADELATLIYTSGTTGNPKGVMHPFSTFAKAPEIVRDGFGASSDDRLLSYLPLAHVAERVFVEANALAFGFHVYFADSLDTFVQDLVRARPTMFFSVPRLWTKFQQGVQSKLPQKKLDLLLKIPLVNRLITQKILKGLGLDAVRFAGGGASPMPPSLIDWWASLGIEIVEVYGMTENFGLSHGSFPGDGRVGYVGRPWPGVECKLSDSNEVLVKSPTTMLGYFREDEKTREALTDDGFLRTGDLGAFDEAGRLRITGRAREQFKTSKGKFVSPAPIENKLQQHDKIEACCVAGVSFPQPFALVMLPQEALDAVKASVNAKESISRSLTEHLEAVNAQIDPHERLDFLVVVAEQWTVENGLVTPTLKVKRNEIEKVYGAAFERWAAQKAAVVWA comes from the coding sequence ATGCTGACCAACCCTGATCACCTGCCGCTGGCGCGGCTGCAGCAATGGGCCCGTGAGCGCCCTGACGCGACCTTTCTGACCCAGCCAATGGGTGACGGTAAGACCGAGAACTACAGCTTCGGGCGGGTACTCGACGAATCGCGCCGCGTTGCGGCTTACCTGCAGCGCTTCAACTGGCCGCCGGGTTCGCGCATTGCCATCCTGTCGAAAAACTGCGCGCACTGGCTGATGAGCGACTTCGCGATCTGGATGGCGGGCCACGTCAGCGTGCCCATCTATCCGACCTTGACGGCCGACAGTGTGAAGCTGGTGCTCGAGCATTCAGAGGCGGTGGCCTGCTTTGTCGGCAAGCTCGATGCGTGGCCGGAGATGCAAGCAGGCGTTCCGTCCAATGTGCACGCCATCAGCTATCCGTTGTCGCCAGACACGCCGTTCCCGTCGTGGGATGACATCGTGCGGGAGACCGAGCCGCTGGCCACGGTCCCGACGCGCGCCGCAGATGAGCTGGCAACGCTGATTTACACCTCGGGCACCACCGGCAACCCCAAAGGCGTGATGCACCCGTTCAGCACCTTCGCCAAGGCGCCTGAGATCGTTCGTGACGGCTTCGGTGCCAGCAGTGACGACCGACTGCTGTCGTATCTGCCGTTGGCGCATGTGGCCGAACGGGTGTTTGTCGAAGCCAATGCGCTGGCGTTCGGTTTTCACGTTTATTTCGCCGACTCGCTGGACACCTTCGTGCAGGACCTGGTGCGTGCCCGGCCGACCATGTTCTTTTCGGTGCCGCGTCTGTGGACCAAGTTTCAGCAGGGCGTGCAGTCCAAGTTGCCGCAGAAGAAGCTGGATCTGCTGCTCAAGATTCCGCTGGTCAATCGCCTCATCACCCAAAAGATTCTTAAAGGTCTGGGGTTGGATGCGGTGCGTTTTGCCGGCGGCGGCGCGTCACCCATGCCGCCGTCGCTGATTGATTGGTGGGCGTCACTGGGCATCGAGATTGTCGAGGTTTATGGCATGACCGAAAATTTCGGTCTGTCGCATGGCTCGTTTCCTGGTGACGGGCGGGTCGGCTATGTCGGGCGCCCGTGGCCGGGCGTGGAATGCAAGCTGTCCGACAGCAACGAGGTGCTGGTCAAGTCACCGACGACCATGCTCGGTTATTTCCGTGAGGACGAGAAAACCCGCGAGGCCCTGACCGATGACGGCTTTCTGCGCACCGGCGACCTGGGGGCTTTCGACGAAGCCGGTCGGTTGCGCATCACCGGTCGCGCCCGCGAGCAGTTCAAGACCTCTAAAGGCAAGTTCGTGTCGCCTGCGCCGATTGAAAACAAGCTGCAGCAGCACGACAAGATTGAGGCCTGTTGCGTGGCGGGCGTCAGTTTTCCGCAGCCGTTTGCGCTGGTGATGCTGCCGCAGGAGGCGCTCGACGCGGTCAAGGCCAGTGTCAATGCCAAAGAGAGCATCAGTCGCTCGCTGACCGAGCATCTTGAAGCCGTCAATGCGCAGATTGACCCGCACGAGCGACTGGACTTTCTGGTGGTGGTCGCCGAGCAGTGGACCGTCGAAAACGGCCTGGTCACGCCGACCTTGAAGGTCAAGCGCAATGAAATCGAGAAGGTCTACGGCGCTGCGTTTGAACGGTGGGCGGCGCAGAAGGCGGCGGTGGTCTGGGCCTGA